Proteins from a single region of Mus pahari chromosome 2, PAHARI_EIJ_v1.1, whole genome shotgun sequence:
- the Ccdc142 gene encoding coiled-coil domain-containing protein 142 isoform X2: protein MAWTSRSSGPLPPLANVPSSWAQPVGAGEERGEGRRGGLGLLAAVSVPCPDSSRQPWAPASASGPMPFALQRLRATLLRLHREREQLLRARDCARHLQAAVRLLRSGPSAGSLSLQQLCGDLQPCPSRGAAPRLGFPGSGETLLLARPVGLAAQHLEATIEMQLRSLGRTPASLGLMSQLAELLLALPFYHTLQGHSLSFVPGAARPFPAARVLQLLAAERGCRVADTLAEALGGSGLQELLRRQCERERELLPGLLGLVGDVASTDSGGLRLGGPGALWSQYWTLLWAACAKCLDLRVGPWEDPRAVAQQLSQALCQAPLPQECEKELLSLCHSLFHQSVICSWDQGFCQALGSALGGQSSPASPTAELLQRLFPPLLDSLRQPRPELRLCLPAGPTPVALGLCTLQTTLLWFVGRAQQHLAAWDPGSFLLLIQKDLPPLLSAVEALSSRASEAALTLEVEQQLSLEIQKLTAKMQLLPKESLGLFFQECHKQATQGFKLHMPRGRYWRLRLCPEPPSDPSGYARTVVYSVLEPVLQGLRALPPEAQAPALGQALTATLGAWLDHILTHGIRFSLQGALQLKQDFGVVREVLEQEQWGLSQELLQTLLSLSIFQQLDGALLCLLQQPLPKNPVHRRPPRCCFCNEVQTTELPTSSLNSLENLAPPLRLGVSPAQNTHLLSSLGGGGRGGGGGGGPSPEAYLAGNQQAWLALRLHQHPRWHLPFFSCLRTSPEP, encoded by the exons ATGGCCTGGACGTCCCGCTCTAGTGGCCCTCTGCCTCCACTCGCTAACGTACCCTCATCGTGGGCGCAGCCCGTGGGCGCTGGGGAGGAGCGGGGCGAGGGGAGGCGCGGAGGGCTAGGGCTACTGGCTGCGGTGAGCGTCCCGTGCCCGGACTCCAGCAGACAGCCGTGGGCTCCCGCGTCTGCAAGCGGCCCGATGCCCTTCGCTCTTCAGCGGCTCCGGGCCACCTTGCTCCGTCTGCACCGCGAGCGAGAGCAGCTCCTGCGGGCCCGGGACTGCGCCCGCCACCTGCAGGCGGCCGTGCGGCTGCTCCGCTCCGGCCCCTCGGCCGGCTCCCTCTCCCTGCAGCAGTTGTGCGGCGATTTACAGCCGTGCCCTTCTCGTGGTGCGGCTCCGCGCCTCGGCTTCCCCGGCTCCGGGGAGACGCTTCTCTTGGCTCGTCCTGTCGGGCTAGCtgcccagcacttggaggctaCCATCGAGATGCAGCTCCGGTCACTGGGCCGGACACCCGCTAGCCTGGGCCTGATGTCCCAGCTAGCCGAGCTGTTGCTGGCCCTTCCCTTCTACCACACTCTGCAGGGACATTCCCTGAGCTTCGTCCCCGGGGCCGCGCGCCCGTTCCCCGCGGCCCGTGTGCTCCAGCTCCTGGCTGCAGAGCGGGGTTGTCGGGTGGCAGATACGCTGGCTGAAGCCCTCGGCGGATCGGGCTTGCAGGAGCTGCTCCGTCGGCAGTGCGAGCGAGAGCGAGAGCTGCTGCCCGGGCTGCTGGGCCTGGTAGGGGACGTGGCTAGCACCGACAGCGGCGGACTGAGGCTTGGGGGCCCTGGGGCCCTGTGGAGCCAGTATTGGACCTTGCTGTGGGCAGCCTGTGCTAAGTGTTTGGACCTACGCGTGGGACCCTGGGAGGACCCTAGAGCAGTGGCACAACAGCTGAGTCAGGCACTGTGTCAAG CACCCCTGCCTCAGGAGTGTGAGAAGGAGCTGTTGTCCCTGTGCCACAGCCTGTTTCACCAGTCTGTCATCTGCAGCTGGGACCAAG GGTTCTGCCAGGCCTTGGGATCAGCCCTGGGTGGTCAGAGCAGCCCTGCCTCTCCCACTGCTGAGCTGCTGCAGCGGCTTTTTCCTCCCCTCTTGGACAGCCTTCGACAGCCCAGGCCAGAACTTAGGCTGTGTCTGCCTGCAG GTCCTACGCCTGTCGCTCTGGGGCTCTGTACCCTGCAGACCACCTTGCTCTGGTTCGTGGGCAGAGCTCAGCAGCACCTGGCAGCATGGGACCCCGGTTCCTTCCTGCTCCTGATCCAAAAGGACTTGCCT CCTCTTCTGTCTGCAGTGGAGGCGCTGTCCAGCCGAGCCTCGGAGGCAGCGCTCACTCTGGAGGTGGAGCAGCAGCTGAGCCTGGAGATCCAGAAGCTGACTGCAAAGATGCAG ctcctgcccaAAGAGTCACTGGGTCTGTTTTTCCAAGAATGCCATAAACAAGCCACACAAGGCTTCAAGCTCCACATGCCGAGGGGTCGATACTGGAGACTTCGATTGTGTCctg AACCCCCCAGTGACCCTAGTGGGTACGCTCGGACAGTGGTCTACTCTGTGTTGGAGCCTGTGTTGCAAGGACTGCGGGCATTGCCGCCCGAAGCCCAAGCCCCTGCCCTTGGCCAGGCACTGACAGCCACACTGGGCGCCTGGCTTGACCACATCCTTACCCATGGGATCCGGTTCAG CCTGCAGGGGGCGCTGCAGCTCAAGCAAGACTTCGGAGTGGTCAGGGAGGTTCTGGAACAGGAGCAGTGGGGCCTGTCACAGGAGCTTCTCCAGACTCTGCTGTCACTCAGCATCTTCCAGCAGCTAGATGGGGCCCTGCTGTGTCTTCTGCAGCAACCCCTGCCCAAGAATCCAGTCCACAGAAGACCTCCCCGTTGCT gtTTCTGTAATGAGGTCCAGACCACTGAACTGCCCACCAGCAGCCTCAACAGCCTGGAAAACTTGGCACCCCCTCTTCGGCTTGGAGTCTCCCCAGCCCAGAACACTCACCTGCTAAGCTCCCTGGGGGGAGGAGGacgagggggagggggagggggaggacctAGTCCTGAGGCTTACCTGGCGGGAAACCAGCAAGCCTGGCTTGCCCTGAGGCTGCACCAACACCCGCGTTGGcacctgccttttttttcttgCCTGAGGACAAGTCCTGAACCCTAA
- the Ccdc142 gene encoding coiled-coil domain-containing protein 142 isoform X1 codes for MAWTSRSSGPLPPLANVPSSWAQPVGAGEERGEGRRGGLGLLAAVSVPCPDSSRQPWAPASASGPMPFALQRLRATLLRLHREREQLLRARDCARHLQAAVRLLRSGPSAGSLSLQQLCGDLQPCPSRGAAPRLGFPGSGETLLLARPVGLAAQHLEATIEMQLRSLGRTPASLGLMSQLAELLLALPFYHTLQGHSLSFVPGAARPFPAARVLQLLAAERGCRVADTLAEALGGSGLQELLRRQCERERELLPGLLGLVGDVASTDSGGLRLGGPGALWSQYWTLLWAACAKCLDLRVGPWEDPRAVAQQLSQALCQGFLHFSHQHPCLRSVRRSCCPCATACFTSLSSAAGTKALGSALGGQSSPASPTAELLQRLFPPLLDSLRQPRPELRLCLPAGPTPVALGLCTLQTTLLWFVGRAQQHLAAWDPGSFLLLIQKDLPPLLSAVEALSSRASEAALTLEVEQQLSLEIQKLTAKMQLLPKESLGLFFQECHKQATQGFKLHMPRGRYWRLRLCPEPPSDPSGYARTVVYSVLEPVLQGLRALPPEAQAPALGQALTATLGAWLDHILTHGIRFSLQGALQLKQDFGVVREVLEQEQWGLSQELLQTLLSLSIFQQLDGALLCLLQQPLPKNPVHRRPPRCCFCNEVQTTELPTSSLNSLENLAPPLRLGVSPAQNTHLLSSLGGGGRGGGGGGGPSPEAYLAGNQQAWLALRLHQHPRWHLPFFSCLRTSPEP; via the exons ATGGCCTGGACGTCCCGCTCTAGTGGCCCTCTGCCTCCACTCGCTAACGTACCCTCATCGTGGGCGCAGCCCGTGGGCGCTGGGGAGGAGCGGGGCGAGGGGAGGCGCGGAGGGCTAGGGCTACTGGCTGCGGTGAGCGTCCCGTGCCCGGACTCCAGCAGACAGCCGTGGGCTCCCGCGTCTGCAAGCGGCCCGATGCCCTTCGCTCTTCAGCGGCTCCGGGCCACCTTGCTCCGTCTGCACCGCGAGCGAGAGCAGCTCCTGCGGGCCCGGGACTGCGCCCGCCACCTGCAGGCGGCCGTGCGGCTGCTCCGCTCCGGCCCCTCGGCCGGCTCCCTCTCCCTGCAGCAGTTGTGCGGCGATTTACAGCCGTGCCCTTCTCGTGGTGCGGCTCCGCGCCTCGGCTTCCCCGGCTCCGGGGAGACGCTTCTCTTGGCTCGTCCTGTCGGGCTAGCtgcccagcacttggaggctaCCATCGAGATGCAGCTCCGGTCACTGGGCCGGACACCCGCTAGCCTGGGCCTGATGTCCCAGCTAGCCGAGCTGTTGCTGGCCCTTCCCTTCTACCACACTCTGCAGGGACATTCCCTGAGCTTCGTCCCCGGGGCCGCGCGCCCGTTCCCCGCGGCCCGTGTGCTCCAGCTCCTGGCTGCAGAGCGGGGTTGTCGGGTGGCAGATACGCTGGCTGAAGCCCTCGGCGGATCGGGCTTGCAGGAGCTGCTCCGTCGGCAGTGCGAGCGAGAGCGAGAGCTGCTGCCCGGGCTGCTGGGCCTGGTAGGGGACGTGGCTAGCACCGACAGCGGCGGACTGAGGCTTGGGGGCCCTGGGGCCCTGTGGAGCCAGTATTGGACCTTGCTGTGGGCAGCCTGTGCTAAGTGTTTGGACCTACGCGTGGGACCCTGGGAGGACCCTAGAGCAGTGGCACAACAGCTGAGTCAGGCACTGTGTCAAG gcttccttcatttctcccatCAGCACCCCTGCCTCAGGAGTGTGAGAAGGAGCTGTTGTCCCTGTGCCACAGCCTGTTTCACCAGTCTGTCATCTGCAGCTGGGACCAAG GCCTTGGGATCAGCCCTGGGTGGTCAGAGCAGCCCTGCCTCTCCCACTGCTGAGCTGCTGCAGCGGCTTTTTCCTCCCCTCTTGGACAGCCTTCGACAGCCCAGGCCAGAACTTAGGCTGTGTCTGCCTGCAG GTCCTACGCCTGTCGCTCTGGGGCTCTGTACCCTGCAGACCACCTTGCTCTGGTTCGTGGGCAGAGCTCAGCAGCACCTGGCAGCATGGGACCCCGGTTCCTTCCTGCTCCTGATCCAAAAGGACTTGCCT CCTCTTCTGTCTGCAGTGGAGGCGCTGTCCAGCCGAGCCTCGGAGGCAGCGCTCACTCTGGAGGTGGAGCAGCAGCTGAGCCTGGAGATCCAGAAGCTGACTGCAAAGATGCAG ctcctgcccaAAGAGTCACTGGGTCTGTTTTTCCAAGAATGCCATAAACAAGCCACACAAGGCTTCAAGCTCCACATGCCGAGGGGTCGATACTGGAGACTTCGATTGTGTCctg AACCCCCCAGTGACCCTAGTGGGTACGCTCGGACAGTGGTCTACTCTGTGTTGGAGCCTGTGTTGCAAGGACTGCGGGCATTGCCGCCCGAAGCCCAAGCCCCTGCCCTTGGCCAGGCACTGACAGCCACACTGGGCGCCTGGCTTGACCACATCCTTACCCATGGGATCCGGTTCAG CCTGCAGGGGGCGCTGCAGCTCAAGCAAGACTTCGGAGTGGTCAGGGAGGTTCTGGAACAGGAGCAGTGGGGCCTGTCACAGGAGCTTCTCCAGACTCTGCTGTCACTCAGCATCTTCCAGCAGCTAGATGGGGCCCTGCTGTGTCTTCTGCAGCAACCCCTGCCCAAGAATCCAGTCCACAGAAGACCTCCCCGTTGCT gtTTCTGTAATGAGGTCCAGACCACTGAACTGCCCACCAGCAGCCTCAACAGCCTGGAAAACTTGGCACCCCCTCTTCGGCTTGGAGTCTCCCCAGCCCAGAACACTCACCTGCTAAGCTCCCTGGGGGGAGGAGGacgagggggagggggagggggaggacctAGTCCTGAGGCTTACCTGGCGGGAAACCAGCAAGCCTGGCTTGCCCTGAGGCTGCACCAACACCCGCGTTGGcacctgccttttttttcttgCCTGAGGACAAGTCCTGAACCCTAA
- the Mrpl53 gene encoding 39S ribosomal protein L53, mitochondrial: MAAALARLGLRPVKLVRVQFCPFEKNVESTRTFLQAVSSEKVRATNLNCSVIADVRHDGSEPCVDVLFGDGYRLIMRGAHLTTQEMLSALASHIRDRNAAAASAPGADKVAPGTATRR; encoded by the exons ATGGCGGCGGCTTTGGCTCGGCTCGGACTACGGCCGGTCAAGCTGGTTCGAGTTCAGTTCTGCCCGTTTGAGAAGAACGTGGAGTCAACGAG GACCTTCCTCCAGGCGGTGAGCAGCGAGAAAGTCCGCGCCACCAACCTCAACTGCTCGGTGATCGCCGACGTGAGGCACGATGGCTCTGAACCCTGCGTGGACGTGTTGTTCG GAGATGGGTATCGGCTGATTATGCGCGGTGCCCACCTCACCACTCAGGAAATGTTAAGTGCCTTGGCCTCCCACATCCGGGACAGGAACGCCGCGGCAGCATCTGCACCCGGCGCAGACAAGGTCGCCCCGGGTACGGCTACCCGTCGCTGA